From the genome of Actinomycetota bacterium:
ACTCGAGGCTCGGTCCCGGAGTCGAGTCTAGTCCGCCACCCCAACTCCGGAGATGGCCGCCCGCGCCGCCGGAGCGATCCAGCAACGGCTGACCGTCCGCCTCCGGGATGGTCGGGTTTCTTTTGTTTCCACCGGATTGGTGGGAAACTGCTGCCGACATGCCGATCCAGCTGGCCCTGCTGCAGGGTCGTTCCTCGGCGTTCCGACCCGGCCCGATCGCGCCGTGAAGCCGATCGCGTTGGCCGCCAACCGGTTCCCCCGCTTCTACCGGGGCGGGTCGGCCATCGACGAGCTGCGCGGCGGCGCGCCCGGTGCCGACGGGGCGTTCCTTCCCGAGGACTGGGTCGGTTCGACCACGGCCGCGTTCGGGTCGGCCGGCGACGGCCTGACCCGGCTGGAGGACGGCCAGACGCTGCGCGAGGCGATCGGCTCCGACCCGGAGGGCTTCCTGGGGCCGCGCCACGCCGAGGCCTACGGCGACGACCCGGCGCTGCTGGTCAAGCTGCTGCACGCCGGCGAGCGCCTCCCCGTCCACTGCCACCCGGACCGCGGCTTCGCCCGCCGCCACCTCGGCTGCCCGTGGGGCAAGACCGAGGCCTGGGTGATCCTCGGCGGCGACGGCCCTGACCCGGTCGTGCACCTGGGCTTCCGCGAGGACATGGACCCAGGTCGGCTGGCCGGGCTGGTCGAGGCCCAGCGGGTCGAGGCGCTGCTGGCCGCCCTCAACGCCGTCCCGGTGGCCGCGGGCGACACCGTGCTCGTCCCCGCCGGGATGCCGCACGCCATCGGCCAGGGCGTCCTGCTGGTCGAGCTCCAGGAGCCGACCGACTTCTCGGTCCTGCTGGAGTGGGAGGGCTTCGCCATCGACGGCCGGGCCGAGGGCCATCTCGGGCTCGGCTTCGACCTCGCCCTGGGCTGCGTCGATCGCGCCGGCTGGAGCCCGGCGCGGCTGGAGCGGCTGCGCGGCGGGCGGGGGCCGGTGCGCCCGGGGGCCGAGCGGCTGTTCCCGGCCGAGGCCGACCCGTTCTTCCGGGCCGAGCGGCTGCGGCCGGACCCGGCCGTCTCCCTGGAGGCCGCCTTCTCGATCCTGGTCGTCACCGACGGGTCCGGACAGCTGGAGACCCGCGGCGGCTCCATGGGGCTGGGCCGCGGCGACACCGTGCTGGTCCCCTTCGCCGCCGGACCGGGTGCGGTCCGCGGCCGGCTCGAGGCCGTCCGCTGCCTCCCCCCCGACCCGGACGCCGGAGGCGTCCCGTGAGCGGCGAGGAGCTGCTGGTCGGCATCGACGTCGGCACCACCCTGTGCAAGGCGGCGGTGGTCCGCGCCGCCGACGGGACCGAGGTGGCCCACGGCGCGACCCGCACGCCCTGGACGGTCGTGCCGACCGGGGCCGAGCTGGCCCCGGAGCGGCTGCTGGAGGCGGCGGTGGCCGCGACCGCGGCCGCCCTGGAGCAGGCCCCCGGCGGCCCGGTGGCCGGCGTCGGAGTGACCAGCATGGCCGAGACCGGCGTGCTGCTGGACCGCCACGGCCGGCCCCTGGCCCCGGCGATCGCCTGGCACGACGCCCGGGGCGAGGCCGAGGCGGCCCGGCTCGCCGCTGACCTGGGGGCCGAGCGGTTCCCGGCCCGCACCGGGCTGCCGGTCCGCCCGCTGTGGTCGATCGCCAAGTACGCCTGGCTCCGGGCCCACCACCCGGAGGTCGCCGCCGCCGTCCGCTGGCTCGGGGTGGCCGAATGGGTGGTCAAGGGCCTGGGCGGCGAGCAGGTGGCCGAGCTGTCGCTTGCCTCCCGGACCGGCCTGCTCGACCTGGAACGGCGAGCCTGGTGGGAGGAGGCCCGGGCGTGGGCCCAGGCAC
Proteins encoded in this window:
- a CDS encoding class I mannose-6-phosphate isomerase, which translates into the protein MKPIALAANRFPRFYRGGSAIDELRGGAPGADGAFLPEDWVGSTTAAFGSAGDGLTRLEDGQTLREAIGSDPEGFLGPRHAEAYGDDPALLVKLLHAGERLPVHCHPDRGFARRHLGCPWGKTEAWVILGGDGPDPVVHLGFREDMDPGRLAGLVEAQRVEALLAALNAVPVAAGDTVLVPAGMPHAIGQGVLLVELQEPTDFSVLLEWEGFAIDGRAEGHLGLGFDLALGCVDRAGWSPARLERLRGGRGPVRPGAERLFPAEADPFFRAERLRPDPAVSLEAAFSILVVTDGSGQLETRGGSMGLGRGDTVLVPFAAGPGAVRGRLEAVRCLPPDPDAGGVP
- a CDS encoding FGGY family carbohydrate kinase, yielding MSGEELLVGIDVGTTLCKAAVVRAADGTEVAHGATRTPWTVVPTGAELAPERLLEAAVAATAAALEQAPGGPVAGVGVTSMAETGVLLDRHGRPLAPAIAWHDARGEAEAARLAADLGAERFPARTGLPVRPLWSIAKYAWLRAHHPEVAAAVRWLGVAEWVVKGLGGEQVAELSLASRTGLLDLERRAWWEEARAWAQAPPGLLADLVQAGSPAGRAGAGRLPRLAGATLTVAGHDHLSASVGAGA